One genomic segment of Deltaproteobacteria bacterium includes these proteins:
- the menB gene encoding 1,4-dihydroxy-2-naphthoyl-CoA synthase, with the protein MAPIEWKRSGEFSDIRYEKSEGVAKITINRPDMRNAFRPLTVREMSQALNDARDDKEIGVVILTGQGDKAFCSGGDQTLRRDAGYADHDGIERLNVLDLQRQIRTCPKPIIAMVAGYAIGGGHVLHLMCDLTIASDNAVFGQTGPKVGSFDGGYGSAYLARVVGQKKAREIWFLCRKYSAQEALEMGLVNVVVPLEKLEEETIKWCREILANSPLAIRCLKAALNADCDGQAGLQELAGNATLLFYMTEEAQEGRNAFVEKRKPDFSKFPRRP; encoded by the coding sequence ATGGCGCCGATTGAATGGAAGAGGTCCGGAGAATTCTCGGACATCAGATATGAGAAGTCTGAAGGGGTTGCCAAGATCACGATCAACAGGCCTGATATGCGGAACGCGTTCCGGCCTTTGACCGTCAGGGAGATGTCGCAGGCCTTGAACGATGCCCGCGATGATAAAGAGATTGGTGTTGTTATTTTGACAGGTCAGGGTGACAAGGCCTTCTGCTCAGGAGGAGATCAGACGTTGCGCCGTGACGCAGGCTATGCTGATCACGACGGCATTGAACGCCTGAATGTCTTGGACCTTCAGCGACAGATCCGCACCTGTCCAAAGCCGATCATTGCAATGGTGGCCGGTTATGCGATTGGGGGAGGCCATGTTCTCCACTTGATGTGCGATCTTACGATTGCATCAGACAACGCGGTCTTCGGCCAGACCGGCCCTAAAGTGGGATCCTTCGACGGTGGGTACGGCTCCGCTTATTTGGCACGTGTTGTGGGCCAGAAAAAGGCCCGCGAGATCTGGTTTCTTTGTCGTAAGTATTCAGCCCAGGAGGCGCTGGAGATGGGGCTGGTAAATGTCGTGGTACCTCTGGAAAAACTGGAAGAAGAAACCATCAAGTGGTGCCGTGAGATTCTAGCGAATTCCCCGTTGGCGATCCGGTGCCTTAAGGCCGCACTCAATGCGGACTGTGACGGCCAAGCAGGCCTTCAGGAACTGGCTGGCAATGCAACCCTGTTGTTCTATATGACCGAGGAAGCGCAGGAAGGACGTAATGCTTTTGTCGAAAAACGCAAACCGGATTTTTCCAAATTTCCACGCCGGCCTTAG
- the menC gene encoding o-succinylbenzoate synthase has product MKISAFKISKFSLLLREPLIIGRHHLTHRTGFIIELGADNGHVALGEISPLPGLSREDMTEAESQIACLRSWVIGHDLPDGLQELSGGFETWLKGYDLAPSVRFGFEAAVLNLVAGMGGVPLRKMISDSPRDWISINCLLTGPPDKIMEKTVKLLKKGYLAFKLKVGRNPIREDIEITRDVRRLIGDDATLRLDANRAWDMSHALAFAEALAGVRIDYIEEPVKTFALLKQLMDETVSLPLALDESLLELAPEDLPSLSGINAIVLKPTLLGVEKAIRFARSAAALGMTPVISSGFESGVGLGILAQIAASVNRRDVPAGLDTLDWFDQDLLVASPKIEKGRLQIAKPPDPGKGLRHDLLQAICDD; this is encoded by the coding sequence GTGAAAATTTCAGCATTCAAGATCTCAAAGTTCAGCCTTCTTCTCCGAGAACCCTTGATTATTGGCCGACACCATCTGACGCACAGAACCGGATTCATCATAGAGCTTGGTGCGGACAACGGGCACGTCGCCTTAGGTGAGATCTCGCCGTTGCCGGGCTTAAGTCGAGAAGATATGACAGAGGCAGAGAGCCAAATAGCCTGCTTACGATCTTGGGTCATAGGGCATGATTTGCCAGACGGTCTCCAAGAGCTGTCAGGAGGTTTTGAGACCTGGCTCAAAGGGTACGATCTGGCGCCGTCAGTGAGATTCGGGTTCGAGGCGGCAGTTCTGAATCTTGTGGCCGGCATGGGCGGTGTCCCCTTGCGTAAGATGATATCCGACTCACCCCGCGATTGGATTTCCATAAACTGTCTCTTGACCGGTCCCCCTGACAAAATCATGGAAAAAACAGTAAAACTCCTCAAAAAGGGTTACTTGGCATTCAAGCTCAAGGTGGGTCGCAATCCCATACGGGAAGACATAGAGATCACCCGAGACGTGAGGCGACTCATTGGTGATGACGCCACCCTACGGCTGGATGCCAACCGGGCCTGGGACATGAGTCATGCCCTTGCTTTTGCCGAGGCGCTGGCTGGTGTAAGGATTGATTATATTGAAGAGCCCGTCAAAACGTTTGCCCTCTTGAAACAGCTCATGGATGAGACGGTATCCCTGCCCCTTGCTCTAGACGAGAGTCTGCTGGAACTGGCGCCAGAGGACCTCCCGTCCCTATCGGGAATAAACGCCATCGTCCTGAAGCCGACTTTGTTGGGTGTTGAAAAAGCAATCCGCTTTGCCCGGTCGGCCGCTGCCCTTGGCATGACGCCCGTCATAAGTTCCGGCTTTGAGTCTGGCGTGGGGTTAGGGATCCTTGCGCAGATAGCTGCTTCCGTAAACAGGCGCGACGTGCCTGCGGGACTCGACACCCTGGACTGGTTTGACCAGGACTTGCTGGTCGCTTCTCCCAAGATCGAAAAAGGAAGGTTGCAAATTGCCAAACCGCCGGATCCTGGAAAAGGCCTGAGACACGACCTGCTTCAGGCGATTTGTGATGACTGA